From Simkaniaceae bacterium, a single genomic window includes:
- a CDS encoding helix-turn-helix domain-containing protein, with the protein MKIVSRSYRYRFYPTDEQKIQLSHAFGCSRFVYNHFLKERTDAYYEKKEKI; encoded by the coding sequence ATGAAAATTGTAAGTAGATCATATCGATACAGATTCTATCCTACCGACGAGCAGAAAATACAGCTATCACATGCTTTTGGATGCTCTCGATTCGTTTACAATCATTTTCTGAAAGAAAGAACGGATGCTTACTACGAGAAAAAAGAAAAGATC